The following coding sequences are from one Microbacterium sp. SORGH_AS_0969 window:
- a CDS encoding bifunctional lysylphosphatidylglycerol flippase/synthetase MprF, whose amino-acid sequence MSDAPPPSPPRRSRFRVDPRALAAALGRYVRANPVAVCIAVLVTASAAATGTLWGEDALIWGAGPLTTFASGRWWTIATALFIPDSPIDAITSVVLALTALAAAERLLGSRRTGILYLVIGIVGLLAGVGMHAAVWSVTDLRPVVAAEVPVLDPTTPLAGVVMVASAFALTLWRRRLRLVGFALLSLFALYAGDADSWYRIIAATIGLVVGAVLARGIERRSWHRSSARETRTLLALMVAVVGSGPLVALISGGGRGPLSLVVDAYTQYDDALLARCEQLSESVCNEQVALLMTRGLGPALLAIVPLALMLVAAWGLRQGRRAALVLAVLTLVMSAVSPLVALANGRLRIDPWVDGSGAEYVLWALASVVIPLVLAAALVVARRRFPVRATRRAARTFAVIVGLAFVAIGSGFFVTEELGRRAFDREISVLDMLGLTLRRFFPPSYTTPGASGFPHHGVALFAYQWVGVLFWAIVIAAILWLYRRVQRPDADDDSLYRELLRRGSDTLGFLGTWEGNRHWSSADRQSAIAYRLVGDVALAVGDPLTPPGGRPEALRAFTDFCVEHGWTPAFYSIHSDTADDLRDLGWRQIPVGVETVMDLPGLTFAGKAWQKVRQPMTRAEREGYTAVWTRWHELTVSQVSQVTAIDEEWVADRALPEMGFTLGSLDELRDRDVRLLLAVGPDDRIEAVTSWMPSWTDGELTGWTLDFMRRRTDGPNGMMEFLIAKAALQLQSEGATVLSLSGAPLADDPDEPADGDPGPLRALLRWLAEVLEPAYGFASLFRFKGKFRPRYRPLSLAYRDPLQLPAIGAAVGRAYLPDASRREIVALARTAWEGRR is encoded by the coding sequence ATGTCCGACGCCCCACCCCCCTCCCCGCCGCGGCGCTCGCGGTTCCGGGTCGATCCGCGCGCCCTCGCGGCGGCCCTCGGGCGATACGTACGGGCCAACCCGGTCGCGGTGTGCATCGCGGTGCTGGTCACCGCGTCGGCGGCGGCGACGGGCACGCTCTGGGGCGAGGACGCTCTCATCTGGGGCGCGGGCCCCCTCACCACGTTCGCCTCCGGACGGTGGTGGACGATCGCGACCGCGCTGTTCATCCCGGACTCGCCGATCGACGCGATCACGTCGGTGGTTCTCGCCCTGACGGCGCTCGCCGCGGCCGAACGACTCCTCGGCTCTCGGCGGACCGGCATCCTGTATCTCGTCATCGGGATCGTCGGGCTTCTCGCCGGTGTGGGGATGCACGCGGCCGTCTGGTCGGTGACCGATCTGCGGCCGGTCGTGGCCGCCGAGGTGCCGGTCCTCGACCCCACGACACCGCTCGCGGGTGTCGTGATGGTGGCCAGCGCTTTCGCCCTCACCCTGTGGCGTCGTCGACTCCGCCTGGTCGGGTTCGCCCTGCTCTCGCTCTTCGCGCTCTACGCCGGTGACGCGGACTCCTGGTACCGCATCATCGCGGCGACCATCGGACTCGTCGTGGGCGCGGTGCTCGCCCGGGGGATCGAGCGACGGTCCTGGCATCGCAGCTCCGCGCGCGAGACGCGGACGCTCCTGGCACTGATGGTCGCCGTCGTGGGGAGCGGGCCACTCGTCGCGCTCATCAGCGGCGGCGGCCGCGGACCCCTGTCTCTCGTGGTCGACGCGTACACCCAGTACGACGACGCCCTCCTCGCGCGGTGCGAACAGCTCTCGGAGTCGGTCTGCAACGAGCAGGTCGCGCTGTTGATGACCCGGGGGCTGGGACCGGCGTTGCTGGCGATCGTTCCCCTCGCCCTCATGCTTGTCGCCGCGTGGGGGCTGCGCCAGGGTCGCCGCGCGGCTCTCGTCCTCGCGGTCCTCACCCTCGTGATGTCCGCCGTCTCGCCCCTCGTCGCCCTGGCGAACGGCCGGCTGCGCATCGATCCGTGGGTCGACGGCAGTGGTGCCGAGTATGTGTTGTGGGCCCTGGCATCCGTCGTCATCCCCCTGGTTCTTGCCGCCGCCCTGGTGGTGGCGAGGCGCCGTTTCCCCGTGCGCGCGACGCGGCGCGCGGCGCGCACCTTCGCCGTCATCGTCGGGCTCGCCTTCGTCGCCATCGGCTCGGGCTTCTTCGTCACCGAGGAGCTGGGGCGGCGTGCCTTCGACCGCGAGATCTCGGTGCTCGACATGCTGGGGCTCACGCTGCGCCGGTTCTTCCCGCCGTCGTACACCACGCCCGGAGCCTCGGGATTCCCGCACCACGGCGTGGCCCTCTTCGCCTACCAGTGGGTCGGCGTTCTCTTCTGGGCGATCGTGATCGCGGCGATCCTGTGGCTGTACCGCCGGGTGCAGCGCCCGGATGCCGACGACGACTCGCTTTACCGGGAACTGCTGCGGCGGGGGAGCGACACCCTCGGTTTCCTCGGCACGTGGGAGGGAAACCGGCACTGGTCGTCGGCCGATCGGCAGAGCGCGATCGCGTATCGACTGGTCGGCGACGTGGCGCTCGCCGTCGGCGACCCCCTGACGCCGCCCGGTGGGCGCCCCGAGGCTCTACGGGCCTTCACCGATTTCTGCGTCGAGCACGGGTGGACACCTGCGTTCTACAGCATCCATTCCGATACCGCGGACGATCTGCGCGATCTCGGGTGGAGGCAGATCCCCGTCGGCGTCGAGACGGTCATGGATCTTCCCGGGCTGACGTTCGCGGGCAAAGCGTGGCAGAAGGTCCGGCAGCCGATGACGCGCGCGGAGCGCGAGGGCTACACCGCCGTCTGGACCCGATGGCACGAGCTGACGGTGTCGCAGGTGTCGCAGGTGACCGCCATCGACGAGGAATGGGTGGCCGATCGCGCCCTGCCCGAGATGGGCTTCACGCTCGGCTCCCTCGATGAGCTGCGCGACCGCGACGTCCGTCTGCTCCTGGCGGTCGGGCCCGACGACCGCATCGAAGCGGTGACGAGCTGGATGCCGAGCTGGACCGACGGCGAGCTCACGGGGTGGACGCTCGACTTCATGCGTCGACGCACCGACGGGCCCAACGGGATGATGGAGTTCCTCATCGCGAAGGCGGCCCTGCAGCTGCAGTCGGAGGGGGCGACGGTCCTCAGCCTGTCGGGAGCGCCTCTCGCGGACGATCCCGACGAGCCGGCGGACGGCGACCCCGGTCCGCTGCGGGCTCTGCTGCGGTGGCTCGCCGAGGTGCTCGAACCCGCGTACGGCTTCGCGTCGCTGTTCCGATTCAAGGGCAAGTTCCGCCCGCGGTACCGCCCGCTCTCGCTCGCCTACCGTGACCCGCTCCAGCTTCCGGCGATCGGGGCGGCCGTCGGCCGCGCCTACCTCCCCGACGCGTCGCGCCGTGAGATCGTCGCTTTGGCGAGAACCGCATGGGAGGGGCGCCGGTGA